GCAACTCTGCCAGCGCCTACCTCAACCGCGCCTACGTCTTTTCCGCCGGTGGTAACCTAGCCGCTGCCCTTAGTGACTATGATGCTGCCCTAACCCTAAATCCCAACTATGCAGAAGCCCATATGGGTCGTGGGTTAGTCTTATCCGCGACTAATAACCCCGCTGAGGCGATCGCAGCCTTCAGTCAAGCGATCGCTATCCGCAACGACTACACCGCTGCCTACAAAGCTCGGGGGGACGTCTATCTAAGTATTGGCGACGCGGCCAATGCCCTCAACGACTTTGATGCCGCCATTCAGCGCCAGGCAAACTATGCCGAAGCCTACCAAGGGCGCGCCAGTGCTCGGTTAGCGCTAGGCGATACCAGCGGCTCCATGGCCGATCTTACCCAGGTGATTGCCCTAGATGGCACCAATGCTCGTGCTTATCTCGATCGCGGTTCGCTCCGGGCCGGCATGGGCGATACCGCTGGAGCAATTACAGACTATACAAGCGCGATCGCCAGTAATCCCCAACTTGGTGATGCCTACTACGGTCGTGCTTTATTGCAGGTGGAATTGGGCAATCTCAATGCGGCCATGCAGGACTTTGAAACCGCCTCTACCTTATTTCTTGAAATGGGTATGGCAGGCCGGTATCGCGACACTTTGGAGCAAATGCGGGCGTTACAGTAGCCAGTTACGATTCAAATAAGCTTAGGGGGACTGGTGAACGGCACAGTCCCTTTTTTTGTGGGGGGAGCGATCGCCGGAGACGACGTTATTAATATCATTTGAGGAAAAGAGGCAGCAGTTGACGAAGATACTGGAGGAGCAGTTTGCTAAAAGTGCGAAACTAGAGGTAGCGATTCAACAAGACTTGACCCTATTGAGAATGTAGAAGCATGACAAACAAGACGGGCTTAGGCATCAAGGAGCTGCTGTACGATAGGCGATCGCAGATTCTGGCGATCGCTGAAAAGCATGGCGCTTATAACGTGCGAGTGTTTGGCTCAGTGGCACGGGGGGAAGCAACTGACAAGAGTGATATTGATTTTTTGGTGGATTACGATTTGGAGAACATCACACCTTGGTTTCCAGGTGGGTTGTTGCTGGACTTAGAACAGCTTTTGAACCGCAAGGTGGATATCGCGACAGTGGACATGTTGAAGGAGCAGATTCGCGATCGCGTGTTGCGCGAGGCTGTGACGCTATGAGGCGTGAGGCAGAGCGGCTACAGGATATTCTGGAGGCGATCGCTGCGATCGAGCAATATACCCGTCAAGGACGGCAAACATTTGATGAACAAGAGTTAATTCAGGTTTGGGTAGTGCATCATCTTCAGATTATTGGAGAGGCAGCAAATTTGTTGTCGGCTGATTTGATAAATCAGTATCAGGAGGTGCCATGGGCACAAATTGTAGCGTTTAGAAATATTGTGGTACATGAGTATTTCCAGGTATCACTGAATTTGGTCTGGTCGATTGTTCAGAATAATTTGCCGCTGTTAAAGGTGACCGTGGAAAGGATGGTTCAGGAGCTTTGAAATCCATGAAGCCAAAAAAGCGATCGCACCATATCTCACAGCAAGCATCGCCAACAATACTAGAGGAGCAGTTTACTGACTGTGCCCAACTAGAAGTGGCAATTCAAACCTTAGAAAGTGATAGATAAAGAAAACTTTAATACAACAACAATTATGCATTTATACATAAATAATTCAGGAAAGCGGTACCCAGCTCACAAACCTGGAAGACAAGCTAAACAAAGACGTTGACATTACCTCCTTCCTTAGCTGACCA
The sequence above is a segment of the Candidatus Obscuribacterales bacterium genome. Coding sequences within it:
- a CDS encoding nucleotidyltransferase domain-containing protein, with translation MTNKTGLGIKELLYDRRSQILAIAEKHGAYNVRVFGSVARGEATDKSDIDFLVDYDLENITPWFPGGLLLDLEQLLNRKVDIATVDMLKEQIRDRVLREAVTL
- a CDS encoding HepT-like ribonuclease domain-containing protein, with product MRREAERLQDILEAIAAIEQYTRQGRQTFDEQELIQVWVVHHLQIIGEAANLLSADLINQYQEVPWAQIVAFRNIVVHEYFQVSLNLVWSIVQNNLPLLKVTVERMVQEL